A window of Limisphaerales bacterium contains these coding sequences:
- a CDS encoding sodium/solute symporter (Members of the Solute:Sodium Symporter (SSS), TC 2.A.21 as described in tcdb.org, catalyze solute:Na+ symport. Known solutes for members of the family include sugars, amino acids, nucleosides, inositols, vitamins, urea or anions, depending on the system.) has protein sequence MLAGASQISSIDWAVIFVYLIGIIVLGIWLGRGQKTTRDYFLGGRELPWWAVAFSIVATETSALTFIGVPAMAYGGNLMFIQIVIGYVIGRIVLAVVMVPLYFKKEIYSPYALIGNAFGSGAHKTAAVMFLIVGTLAAGVRVFVTCIPLQLMLDWPVLPAILLFVGLSLVYTFVGGLKAVVWTDAAQFILFVAGGLFALFYIPTLIDGGWGSAIVTARAEGKLEWLNTQFALAAPFNLWMGVLGAGVFVLFTHGVDQLVAQRVLACRSIADGRKALVFCAVVILPMMLLFLMVGVLLWVLYQQTPIPIDIPENSFGKKQTDFVFPIFMLAQAPVGVKGLLLVGILAAAMSSVSSALSALSSVTVMDLGFAKKESSDGHKLKLSRWTTLFWGAMLIVVAFASREVESVMDAAFSLVGLASGGLLGGVLLALTIKKGNGTPVILGMAVSLIAMIAIKYGLKDAIHWPWYTVIGCGITIGVALLARAVQNK, from the coding sequence ATGTTAGCCGGCGCGTCGCAGATTTCATCAATCGATTGGGCGGTCATTTTTGTTTATCTCATCGGCATCATTGTGCTGGGCATTTGGTTGGGGCGCGGGCAGAAAACCACGCGCGACTATTTCCTCGGCGGACGCGAGCTGCCTTGGTGGGCCGTGGCATTTTCCATTGTGGCCACCGAGACGAGCGCACTGACATTCATCGGTGTGCCTGCGATGGCGTATGGCGGCAATTTGATGTTCATCCAAATCGTGATCGGCTACGTGATCGGCCGCATCGTGTTGGCGGTGGTGATGGTGCCGTTGTATTTCAAAAAAGAAATTTATTCGCCTTACGCGCTCATCGGCAACGCCTTCGGCAGCGGCGCGCACAAGACGGCGGCGGTTATGTTTCTCATTGTCGGCACGCTCGCCGCGGGCGTGCGCGTGTTTGTCACGTGCATCCCCTTGCAGCTGATGCTCGATTGGCCGGTGCTGCCGGCCATCCTGCTCTTTGTCGGCTTGTCGCTCGTGTACACGTTTGTGGGTGGATTAAAAGCCGTGGTGTGGACCGATGCGGCGCAGTTTATTTTGTTTGTGGCCGGCGGATTGTTCGCGCTGTTTTATATTCCAACGCTCATTGACGGTGGTTGGGGTAGTGCGATTGTAACCGCGCGTGCCGAAGGCAAACTGGAGTGGCTCAACACGCAATTCGCGCTCGCTGCGCCGTTTAATCTTTGGATGGGGGTTCTCGGCGCGGGCGTGTTTGTGCTGTTCACGCACGGCGTGGATCAACTTGTGGCACAGCGCGTGCTCGCGTGCCGTTCCATCGCCGATGGCCGCAAGGCGCTGGTGTTTTGTGCCGTGGTGATTCTGCCGATGATGCTGCTTTTCCTGATGGTCGGCGTGTTGCTTTGGGTGCTCTATCAGCAAACGCCCATTCCCATTGACATCCCGGAAAATTCATTTGGCAAAAAACAAACCGATTTTGTGTTTCCCATCTTTATGCTCGCCCAAGCGCCGGTGGGCGTGAAAGGACTCCTGCTCGTCGGCATCTTAGCCGCCGCAATGTCGTCAGTGAGCTCGGCGCTGAGCGCCTTGTCATCGGTCACCGTGATGGATCTTGGCTTCGCCAAAAAAGAAAGCAGCGACGGGCATAAACTGAAACTTAGCCGTTGGACCACGCTGTTTTGGGGGGCAATGCTCATTGTGGTGGCCTTCGCCAGCCGAGAAGTGGAATCGGTAATGGACGCCGCCTTCAGCCTCGTCGGCCTCGCCAGCGGCGGTCTGCTCGGCGGTGTGCTGCTGGCACTCACTATTAAGAAAGGCAACGGCACGCCTGTCATTCTCGGAATGGCCGTTTCGTTAATCGCGATGATCGCCATCAAGTACGGATTGAAAGACGCCATCCATTGGCCGTGGTACACGGTGATTGGCTGCGGGATCACCATCGGAGTGGCGCTGTTGGCCCGAGCAGTCCAAAATAAATAA
- a CDS encoding Gfo/Idh/MocA family oxidoreductase, with translation MSNKNLSPKVGETRRKFLKTTGTVAAAAAALKVPVYAGNKAPSANVKGANEKIVVGYVGVGGRGFGAHVRQMRQHAEGNNIAQAAMCDVSKHRANAAKDFVTKSSKDTVEAYTDYRKVIERKDIDAVVCATVDHWHTRICIEAMESGKDIYVEKPMTRYLGEAFKLYDAVKRTKRKVQVGSQITSCGNFAKAAELIAQGKMGPLVLAQGSYMRNNPKGEWNYRLQPWATKGDIQWTTEKGKIGWLREDMKQIGFNADHYFRWRKYLPYCAGLLGDLIPHRLFPLMRATGKPEFPSRVVCLGTRKITPDRDVSDNTQVLAEFPNGMTLIVTSSSVNEQGLNETIRGQYGTMYLSTNGSSLEYKPERPFAEEFDPESFTNLAPSGNTTPQHHKNWLDCIRNGGEPVAGIDLAIKVQTVISLAEIADRRGTMAHFDPKTRKITDGTGREIKAYDYAEEAKLDQGPYGPIKEIGG, from the coding sequence ATGAGTAACAAAAATCTATCCCCCAAGGTCGGCGAAACCCGGCGCAAATTCCTCAAAACGACCGGCACAGTGGCCGCCGCGGCCGCCGCGTTAAAGGTGCCGGTGTACGCGGGCAACAAAGCGCCCTCAGCCAATGTCAAGGGCGCGAATGAAAAAATCGTGGTTGGCTATGTCGGCGTCGGCGGGCGCGGGTTCGGTGCACACGTGCGCCAAATGCGCCAACACGCCGAGGGCAACAATATCGCACAAGCGGCGATGTGCGACGTGTCCAAGCACCGCGCCAATGCGGCGAAGGATTTTGTCACCAAAAGTTCCAAAGACACTGTGGAAGCATACACCGATTACCGCAAAGTGATCGAGCGCAAGGACATCGACGCGGTAGTGTGCGCCACGGTGGATCACTGGCACACGCGCATTTGCATCGAGGCGATGGAGAGCGGCAAAGATATTTATGTTGAGAAACCAATGACGCGTTATCTCGGCGAAGCGTTTAAATTGTACGACGCCGTGAAGCGCACCAAACGCAAGGTGCAAGTCGGCTCGCAGATCACCAGTTGCGGCAACTTCGCCAAAGCCGCCGAGCTCATTGCCCAGGGTAAGATGGGCCCGCTCGTGCTCGCGCAAGGGTCGTACATGCGCAACAACCCCAAGGGCGAATGGAACTACCGCCTGCAACCGTGGGCCACCAAGGGCGACATCCAATGGACCACCGAGAAAGGCAAGATCGGCTGGCTGCGTGAAGACATGAAACAAATCGGGTTCAACGCCGACCATTATTTCCGCTGGCGCAAATACCTTCCGTACTGCGCCGGATTATTGGGTGATCTCATTCCGCATCGCCTCTTCCCGCTGATGCGCGCCACCGGCAAACCGGAATTCCCGAGCCGCGTCGTCTGCCTCGGCACCCGCAAGATCACGCCGGACCGCGACGTGAGCGACAACACGCAAGTGCTCGCCGAGTTCCCGAACGGAATGACGCTGATCGTCACCAGCTCGTCGGTCAATGAACAGGGCCTCAATGAAACCATCCGCGGCCAATACGGCACGATGTATCTCAGCACCAACGGCAGCAGCCTCGAGTACAAACCCGAGCGCCCCTTTGCTGAGGAGTTTGATCCCGAAAGCTTCACCAACCTCGCCCCCAGCGGCAACACCACCCCGCAGCACCACAAAAACTGGCTCGACTGCATCCGCAACGGCGGCGAACCGGTGGCTGGAATCGACCTCGCCATCAAAGTGCAAACCGTGATTTCCCTCGCGGAAATCGCCGATCGACGCGGCACGATGGCGCATTTCGATCCCAAAACCCGCAAGATCACCGACGGCACCGGCCGCGAGATCAAAGCCTACGATTACGCCGAGGAAGCCAAGCTCGACCAAGGTCCGTACGGCCCCATCAAAGAAATCGGCGGCTGA
- a CDS encoding FAD:protein FMN transferase, which translates to MTPNETITVAAEAMATRFEVALHGAPEATLRAAAEEALAEITRLEAMLSLYRPTSEIAHLNQRAAYEPVRVSAEVFALLERCVELNQQTQGAFDITLAPLMRCWRFMNDTGAVPTDDAIAEALACTGMQRLQLNPDDTTVQFTCEGVMLDLGSIGKGYALEQAAAWLRENEFENFLIHGGTSTVCARGAQADDSPWRVAVENPDDNQPPLHIVDLKNESLSVSGIGGKSFIDAEGIEQGHVINPRTGRPSQAARVAAVVCEPATESDAWATAFLVDPKLEVPEGMRVLR; encoded by the coding sequence ATGACTCCAAACGAAACCATCACCGTTGCCGCCGAGGCGATGGCCACTCGCTTTGAGGTCGCCTTGCACGGTGCGCCCGAAGCCACATTGCGCGCGGCGGCAGAAGAAGCTCTGGCGGAAATCACACGGCTCGAGGCGATGCTCAGCCTCTACCGGCCCACCAGCGAAATCGCCCACCTCAATCAACGTGCCGCGTACGAGCCGGTGCGTGTGTCCGCCGAAGTCTTCGCATTGCTCGAACGCTGCGTGGAATTAAACCAACAAACCCAAGGCGCATTCGACATCACCCTCGCGCCATTGATGCGGTGCTGGCGGTTTATGAATGACACCGGCGCGGTGCCCACCGACGATGCGATCGCCGAGGCGCTCGCTTGCACTGGAATGCAACGCCTCCAACTCAACCCCGATGACACCACCGTGCAATTTACGTGCGAAGGCGTGATGCTCGACTTGGGCTCCATCGGCAAAGGCTACGCGCTCGAACAAGCCGCCGCGTGGTTGCGTGAAAATGAATTTGAAAATTTTCTCATTCACGGCGGCACCAGCACCGTATGCGCACGCGGTGCCCAAGCCGATGACAGCCCGTGGCGTGTGGCGGTGGAAAACCCCGACGATAATCAACCTCCGCTGCACATCGTTGATTTGAAAAATGAATCGCTGTCCGTTTCTGGTATCGGCGGCAAATCATTCATCGATGCCGAAGGCATCGAGCAAGGCCACGTCATCAATCCCCGCACCGGCCGCCCCTCCCAAGCCGCACGCGTGGCCGCGGTGGTGTGCGAACCCGCCACCGAAAGCGACGCGTGGGCAACTGCGTTTTTGGTGGACCCGAAGTTGGAAGTGCCGGAGGGGATGCGGGTTTTGAGGTAG
- a CDS encoding ATP-dependent helicase: MPREYTLQPYRDSVDLHIDYEAELNESQRAAVTALPGPALVIAGAGSGKTRTLTYRVAYLLEQGVPADRILLLTFTNKAAKEMMGRVTDLIGRDMSELWGGTFHSIGHRVLRRHAEALGFTRSFTIQDREDAKGLVTACIVEAEIDVKATRFPKPDVVGDIGSLAINKQVPVSEIIEDRYPWFEPLTEQITDVLGRYTERKLANGLMDFDDLLVLWLRLMKEHEDVRTMYQQRFQFVLVDEYQDTNLLQAELIDLLGARYKNVMVVGDDSQSIYSWRGANYANIMEFPKRYPGAAVYKIETNYRSTPEILNLANAAIAANTRQFAKELAACRDSGEKPAKVVCSAADEQAAFIAQRALELREEGIELDEMAVLYRSHFHALELQLELTRRNIPFSITSGVRFFEQAHIKDVTSYLKWLANPRDEQAFKRLVLMLPGVGGKTALKLWGQFLATHAGSRPLAEAVQLCAGVPKKAKVPWAQFSATVAQLEAPPVAGDAGEMISLILEAGYSDYLEANYDKAPQRRDDIEQLSVFARQYESLENFLAELALLTNVEAEQERSENEDDEKLRLTTIHQAKGLEFKVVFVIMLCDGMFPSNRSLDSLDGEEEERRLFYVAITRAKDELYLCHPLIRTVAAGSSEDMIQLPSRFLKELPDELIDEWKIGSFDPYQQGAF, translated from the coding sequence GTGCCACGGGAGTACACTTTGCAGCCTTATCGCGACTCGGTTGATTTACACATCGACTACGAGGCGGAGCTGAACGAATCGCAGCGCGCGGCGGTGACCGCCCTGCCGGGGCCGGCGTTGGTGATTGCCGGCGCGGGCTCAGGCAAGACGCGCACGCTCACTTATCGCGTGGCGTATTTGCTGGAACAAGGCGTGCCGGCGGATCGCATTTTGCTGCTGACGTTCACCAATAAAGCCGCCAAAGAAATGATGGGGCGCGTGACGGATTTGATTGGGCGCGATATGAGCGAGCTGTGGGGCGGCACCTTCCATTCCATCGGCCATCGCGTGTTGCGGCGGCACGCGGAGGCGCTGGGGTTCACGCGGTCGTTTACCATCCAAGATCGCGAGGACGCCAAGGGGCTCGTCACCGCGTGCATCGTGGAGGCGGAGATCGACGTGAAGGCCACGCGCTTTCCCAAGCCGGATGTGGTGGGCGACATCGGCTCGCTGGCGATTAACAAGCAAGTGCCGGTGAGCGAAATTATTGAGGACCGCTACCCGTGGTTCGAGCCGTTGACGGAGCAAATCACTGATGTGCTCGGCCGTTACACCGAGCGAAAGCTCGCCAATGGATTGATGGATTTTGATGATTTGCTGGTGCTGTGGCTGCGCTTGATGAAGGAACACGAGGACGTGCGCACCATGTATCAGCAACGGTTTCAGTTTGTGCTCGTGGATGAGTATCAGGACACGAATTTGCTGCAGGCGGAGCTGATCGACTTGCTCGGCGCGCGTTACAAAAACGTGATGGTGGTGGGCGATGATTCGCAAAGCATCTACTCGTGGCGCGGTGCGAATTACGCAAATATAATGGAATTCCCCAAGCGTTATCCCGGCGCTGCAGTCTACAAAATCGAAACGAACTACCGCAGCACCCCGGAAATCCTGAACCTCGCCAATGCGGCCATCGCCGCCAACACCCGGCAGTTTGCCAAGGAACTGGCCGCGTGTCGTGACTCGGGCGAGAAGCCCGCGAAAGTGGTGTGCAGCGCCGCCGACGAACAAGCGGCCTTCATCGCCCAACGCGCGCTGGAGCTGCGCGAGGAGGGCATCGAGCTCGATGAAATGGCAGTGCTGTATCGTTCGCATTTTCACGCGCTGGAATTGCAACTGGAATTAACGCGGCGCAACATTCCATTTTCGATCACCAGCGGCGTGCGGTTTTTTGAACAAGCGCACATCAAGGACGTGACGTCCTACCTCAAATGGCTGGCCAATCCGCGCGACGAACAGGCCTTCAAGCGGCTCGTGCTGATGCTGCCCGGCGTGGGCGGCAAAACGGCGCTGAAGTTGTGGGGCCAATTTCTGGCCACACACGCGGGCAGCCGACCGTTGGCGGAGGCGGTGCAGCTCTGCGCCGGTGTGCCCAAAAAAGCCAAAGTGCCGTGGGCACAATTTTCCGCAACGGTCGCCCAGCTGGAAGCTCCACCGGTGGCCGGTGATGCGGGCGAAATGATTTCATTGATTTTGGAGGCGGGCTATTCGGATTATCTGGAGGCGAATTACGATAAAGCGCCGCAACGAAGAGATGATATCGAGCAACTCAGTGTGTTTGCGCGCCAATACGAATCGCTGGAAAATTTTCTGGCTGAGCTGGCACTGCTCACCAACGTGGAGGCCGAACAGGAGCGTTCTGAAAATGAGGACGACGAAAAGCTCCGCCTCACCACCATCCACCAAGCCAAAGGGCTGGAGTTCAAAGTGGTGTTTGTCATTATGCTGTGCGACGGAATGTTCCCGAGCAATCGCTCGCTCGATTCTCTGGACGGCGAGGAGGAAGAGCGCCGCCTCTTTTACGTCGCCATCACCCGCGCAAAGGATGAGCTGTACCTGTGCCATCCACTCATCCGCACCGTCGCCGCCGGCAGCAGCGAGGATATGATCCAGCTCCCATCACGTTTCCTCAAGGAATTGCCCGATGAATTAATCGACGAATGGAAGATTGGATCGTTCGACCCCTATCAACAGGGGGCGTTTTAA
- a CDS encoding ABC transporter ATP-binding protein: MEVLGRVWKYLLPYKGLAMATVGCAVLSLLCALTYPKLTQYIIDGIIENDGGTQRLKWAVLAMGGAFLLRDLFNSLRIRINNHFEQNVIYDMRRDVFGKLQRLPVNYFDKRASGDLMTRVVEDINNVERVLIDGTEQGTVAVLCIGGISGILFYTNPFLAAIALSPLPLLAAGALWYTLTAHRRYRRQREAASAMNALLMDDLQGIRQIKAYGRQDHEDARFADRSDALRQGNLGIMRAWANYNPAMNFFAALGTVLVLWFGGQEVMAGEMTTGELVGFLFYLMLFYEPVARLHGLNQMLQSARAAGERVFDILDHDTERDETSKTQLPEPVRGEVVYEDVGFEYESDRPILKHISLHAKPGEMIALVGPTGAGKSTLVNLLPAFYEISSGRVTIDGQSVADTSLASLRQHIAIVSQEPFLFNGTIRENIQYGKLDATEDELIAAAKAANCHEFITALPESYDARVGERGVKLSVGEKQRVSVARALLADAPLLILDEATASVDTATERLIQEALEHLMEGRTSFVIAHRLSTIRKATQILVLKNGEIIERGTHETLLDQNGLYAKLARIQNTTFIEESFEKLEG, from the coding sequence ATGGAAGTCCTCGGGCGCGTGTGGAAATATCTGCTGCCCTACAAAGGCCTCGCGATGGCGACGGTCGGCTGCGCGGTGCTGTCGCTCCTTTGCGCGCTCACCTATCCGAAGCTCACCCAATACATCATCGACGGCATCATTGAAAATGACGGCGGCACCCAACGCCTCAAATGGGCGGTACTCGCAATGGGCGGCGCGTTTCTGCTGCGTGATTTGTTCAACAGCCTGCGCATTCGCATCAACAATCATTTTGAGCAAAACGTCATCTACGATATGCGGCGTGACGTGTTCGGCAAACTGCAGCGGTTACCGGTCAATTATTTCGACAAACGCGCCAGCGGCGACCTGATGACGCGGGTCGTCGAAGACATCAACAACGTCGAGCGCGTGCTCATCGATGGCACTGAACAAGGCACCGTTGCCGTCCTTTGCATCGGCGGCATCAGCGGCATTTTGTTTTATACCAATCCATTTCTGGCCGCCATCGCCCTCTCGCCCCTGCCGCTGCTGGCCGCGGGCGCGTTGTGGTACACGCTCACCGCGCACCGCCGTTACCGCCGCCAACGCGAAGCCGCCAGCGCAATGAACGCGCTCTTAATGGACGACCTGCAGGGCATCCGGCAAATCAAGGCGTACGGCCGGCAGGACCACGAGGACGCGCGCTTCGCCGATCGCTCCGACGCGCTCCGCCAAGGCAACCTCGGCATTATGCGCGCCTGGGCGAATTACAATCCGGCGATGAATTTTTTCGCGGCGCTGGGCACCGTGCTCGTGCTGTGGTTTGGTGGACAGGAAGTGATGGCCGGCGAAATGACCACCGGCGAATTAGTCGGGTTTCTTTTTTATCTGATGCTTTTTTATGAACCCGTCGCGCGGTTGCACGGGCTAAACCAAATGCTCCAAAGCGCCCGCGCCGCAGGCGAGCGCGTGTTCGATATTCTCGACCACGACACCGAACGCGACGAGACCAGCAAAACCCAATTGCCCGAACCCGTGCGTGGCGAGGTGGTTTATGAAGACGTCGGTTTTGAATACGAATCCGACCGGCCCATTTTGAAACACATTTCGCTGCACGCCAAGCCCGGCGAGATGATCGCACTCGTCGGCCCCACCGGCGCGGGCAAGAGCACGCTCGTGAATTTGTTGCCGGCGTTTTACGAAATCAGTTCCGGCCGCGTTACTATTGATGGCCAAAGCGTGGCCGACACCTCGCTCGCTTCGCTGCGCCAACACATCGCCATTGTCAGTCAGGAACCCTTTCTCTTCAACGGCACCATCCGCGAGAATATCCAATACGGCAAACTCGATGCCACCGAAGACGAACTCATCGCCGCCGCCAAAGCCGCCAACTGCCACGAATTTATCACCGCACTTCCCGAAAGTTACGACGCCCGCGTGGGCGAACGCGGCGTGAAACTCAGCGTCGGCGAAAAGCAACGCGTCAGCGTCGCGCGCGCATTGCTCGCCGACGCCCCGCTGCTCATCCTCGATGAAGCCACCGCCAGTGTAGACACCGCCACCGAGCGTTTAATTCAGGAAGCCCTCGAACACCTCATGGAAGGCCGCACCAGTTTTGTCATCGCCCATCGCCTCAGCACCATCCGCAAAGCCACCCAAATCTTAGTTCTAAAAAACGGCGAAATCATCGAACGCGGCACACACGAAACCCTCCTCGACCAAAACGGCCTCTACGCCAAGCTCGCCCGCATCCAAAACACCACCTTCATCGAAGAAAGCTTCGAGAAATTGGAAGGGTGA
- a CDS encoding AMP-binding protein, with protein MRCGLRVWFRFRAINEEVTCGKGPMLLIPNHLSWIDWLFVGLCLEPDWKFAASEMPARTSKLHAWILNNPRIISIGVDPAPALKKMATHLEGGGKLLLFAEGRMSRTGSLQRLFDGTGFLIQKTQAKVITCYLRGASRVLGSPHGGWTKWFPKVTAHFSDPIEPPEYEGKPAEQRAKLNQWLRDRMVRQQFETEMEHGAQTIITALAALAKHIPHKIALEDTTFQTLTYRRLLVGTDLLAAQWERLLDKQAERVGVLLPNVNSKVATLTSLWAAGKVPAVLNYTAGAATMLQCTELAGIKQIITSKAFLEKAKLEAEPFEAAGVELIYLEDVRENISGLSKLGALLNHKLNPLAGHYTPFTDTAVVLFTSGSEGVPKGVELTHRNLLANARQCASVIDLKESDRFFTCLPLFHSFGLTAGLLLPLLRGNFVYLFPSPLMYRQIPAVFYDRDCTVMLATNTFLNGYARFGQPSDFAELRYVICGAEKIQEATRDTWARKFGVSLMEGYGATETGPVLSTSTILESREGAVGRLFPGVDYRLEKIDGVDDGGKLLVKGPNIMKGYLNPEPNAEFQKLGGWYDTGDIVTVDADRYITIKGRAKRFAKISGEMVSLTAVENALAGAFPQHGEDCAIAVVARPDADKGEQLIAATNKAALELTEIREAITAAGLPNLAAPREIKVLEEIPVLGSGKTNYPELNKLVVD; from the coding sequence ATGCGTTGCGGGCTGCGGGTGTGGTTTCGTTTTCGTGCGATCAATGAGGAGGTCACGTGCGGTAAAGGGCCGATGCTGCTGATCCCAAATCATCTTTCGTGGATCGATTGGTTGTTCGTGGGGCTGTGTTTGGAGCCGGACTGGAAGTTTGCGGCGTCCGAGATGCCAGCGCGCACGAGCAAGCTGCACGCGTGGATTCTCAATAATCCGCGCATCATTTCCATTGGCGTGGATCCGGCGCCGGCGTTAAAAAAAATGGCAACGCATCTCGAGGGCGGGGGCAAGTTGCTGCTTTTCGCCGAAGGACGGATGAGCCGCACGGGCAGTTTGCAGCGGCTCTTTGATGGCACGGGATTTCTCATCCAAAAAACGCAGGCGAAGGTGATCACCTGTTATCTGCGCGGGGCCAGCCGGGTGTTGGGCAGCCCGCACGGCGGCTGGACAAAGTGGTTCCCGAAAGTGACAGCGCATTTCAGCGATCCCATCGAGCCGCCGGAGTATGAAGGCAAACCGGCCGAGCAACGGGCGAAGCTCAATCAATGGCTGCGAGATCGGATGGTGCGGCAGCAGTTCGAAACGGAGATGGAGCACGGCGCACAAACGATCATTACCGCGCTGGCGGCATTGGCCAAACACATCCCACACAAAATCGCGCTGGAGGATACGACGTTTCAAACGCTGACCTATCGGAGGCTGCTCGTTGGTACTGATTTATTGGCGGCGCAGTGGGAACGGTTGCTGGACAAACAAGCCGAGCGCGTGGGAGTGCTGCTGCCGAATGTGAATAGTAAGGTGGCCACGCTCACCAGCCTGTGGGCCGCGGGTAAGGTGCCGGCGGTTTTGAATTACACCGCCGGCGCGGCCACGATGCTGCAGTGCACGGAGCTGGCGGGCATCAAACAAATCATTACGTCCAAGGCGTTTCTCGAAAAAGCCAAGCTGGAAGCGGAACCCTTCGAGGCAGCGGGCGTGGAGTTGATTTATCTGGAGGACGTGCGCGAAAATATTTCCGGACTCAGTAAACTGGGCGCGTTGTTGAATCATAAGCTCAACCCACTCGCGGGACATTACACGCCGTTCACCGACACGGCGGTGGTCCTCTTCACCAGCGGCTCGGAGGGGGTGCCCAAGGGCGTGGAGTTGACGCATCGCAATCTGCTCGCCAACGCGCGCCAATGCGCCTCGGTGATTGACCTCAAAGAATCCGATCGCTTCTTCACTTGCCTGCCGCTCTTCCACAGCTTCGGGCTCACGGCGGGTTTGTTGCTGCCGCTGTTGCGCGGCAATTTTGTTTATCTATTTCCATCACCGTTGATGTACCGGCAAATCCCGGCGGTGTTTTACGATCGCGACTGCACGGTGATGCTGGCCACCAATACATTTCTCAATGGCTACGCGCGCTTTGGCCAACCATCGGATTTTGCCGAACTGCGCTACGTGATTTGTGGCGCGGAAAAAATTCAGGAAGCCACGCGCGACACGTGGGCGCGGAAGTTTGGCGTGAGCCTCATGGAAGGCTACGGCGCCACCGAAACCGGCCCCGTGCTCAGCACCAGCACCATCCTCGAAAGCCGCGAAGGCGCGGTGGGTCGTTTGTTCCCCGGCGTGGACTATCGGCTGGAGAAAATCGATGGCGTGGACGATGGCGGCAAGTTATTGGTCAAAGGCCCGAACATCATGAAGGGCTACCTCAACCCTGAGCCCAACGCGGAATTTCAAAAACTCGGCGGCTGGTACGACACCGGCGACATCGTCACCGTGGATGCCGATCGCTACATCACCATCAAAGGCCGCGCCAAGCGCTTTGCGAAAATCAGTGGCGAAATGGTGAGCCTCACCGCCGTGGAAAACGCCCTCGCCGGAGCCTTCCCCCAACACGGCGAAGATTGCGCCATTGCCGTCGTGGCCCGTCCCGATGCCGACAAAGGCGAGCAACTCATCGCCGCCACCAACAAAGCCGCGCTCGAGCTAACCGAAATCCGTGAAGCCATCACCGCCGCCGGATTGCCAAACCTCGCCGCGCCGCGCGAAATCAAAGTGCTCGAAGAAATCCCAGTGCTCGGTTCCGGTAAAACGAATTATCCTGAATTGAATAAACTGGTGGTGGATTAA
- a CDS encoding SPFH domain-containing protein: MGWLSGQFIDIIEWLDDGQDTMVYRFERHNNEIKNGAKLVVRPGQAAVFVNEGSTSVADVFEPGTHELTTANLPILSTLMGWKHGFESPFKAEVYFFKTTKITDLKWGTRAPVTVECAGYGMFDLRANGSYVIQIANPAKFLTEKVGTDGNFEVDEISNDLREEILMNVSDRLGEMELDPAKLTGKMKDISEELQAPLQEYFGTLGLEITRFRVGSISMPDDVRKELMEMSRLSAGKLANADPNAMQNLTALRASRAMGDLANNPGAGGVAGAGMGMGMGMMMGNQMGAAAVGAAQPAAAPQAAPPLPGAAAAAGTEYTVAINNEKYGPYNLAHLQKMADDGSFKTDMLVWAKGMGAWTKAGEVAELSGLFGPPPLPAAADDGPPPLP; this comes from the coding sequence ATGGGATGGTTATCCGGACAATTCATAGACATTATCGAGTGGCTCGATGACGGGCAGGACACGATGGTGTACCGCTTCGAGCGGCATAATAACGAAATCAAAAACGGCGCCAAGCTGGTGGTGCGGCCCGGGCAGGCGGCGGTATTTGTCAACGAAGGCAGCACGAGCGTGGCCGATGTGTTCGAGCCGGGCACGCACGAGTTGACGACGGCGAACTTGCCGATTCTTTCCACGTTGATGGGCTGGAAGCACGGCTTTGAAAGTCCGTTCAAGGCGGAGGTTTATTTTTTTAAGACCACCAAAATCACCGACCTCAAGTGGGGCACGCGCGCACCGGTGACGGTCGAGTGTGCGGGGTACGGGATGTTCGACCTGCGTGCCAATGGTAGTTATGTGATCCAAATTGCTAATCCGGCAAAATTTTTGACCGAGAAGGTGGGCACGGACGGCAACTTTGAGGTCGACGAAATCTCCAACGATCTGCGCGAGGAAATCCTGATGAACGTCAGCGATCGCCTCGGCGAGATGGAGCTGGATCCCGCGAAGCTCACGGGCAAAATGAAGGATATCTCCGAGGAACTGCAGGCGCCCTTGCAGGAATATTTCGGCACGCTCGGCCTTGAGATTACGCGCTTCCGCGTGGGCAGCATTTCCATGCCGGACGATGTCCGCAAAGAGCTGATGGAGATGAGCCGCCTCAGCGCGGGCAAGCTCGCCAATGCCGATCCGAATGCGATGCAAAATCTCACCGCCCTCCGCGCCAGCCGCGCGATGGGCGACCTCGCCAACAACCCCGGCGCCGGAGGCGTTGCCGGTGCAGGTATGGGAATGGGGATGGGGATGATGATGGGCAACCAAATGGGCGCCGCTGCAGTTGGAGCGGCACAACCGGCGGCCGCTCCCCAAGCAGCCCCGCCGCTCCCCGGCGCGGCCGCCGCTGCAGGCACGGAATATACCGTGGCGATCAATAACGAAAAGTACGGCCCGTACAATTTAGCTCATCTCCAAAAGATGGCCGATGACGGCAGCTTCAAAACCGATATGCTCGTTTGGGCCAAAGGGATGGGCGCTTGGACAAAGGCCGGCGAAGTGGCGGAATTGTCCGGCCTCTTTGGCCCGCCGCCATTGCCTGCCGCAGCGGATGATGGCCCGCCGCCACTGCCATAA